The following proteins are co-located in the Paenibacillus sp. FSL H8-0079 genome:
- a CDS encoding RidA family protein, with protein sequence MKKPISTDQAPGAIGPYSQAVDAGDFIYTSGQLGLNPQTGEFGADVQEQTRLSLSNVKAILEAAGTSMDKIVKTTVFLKDMNDFVPVNEVYSTFFEQPYPARSAVEVARLPKDALVEIEVIALK encoded by the coding sequence ATGAAAAAACCAATCTCTACCGATCAGGCGCCAGGCGCCATTGGTCCATACAGTCAAGCCGTTGATGCAGGCGATTTCATCTACACTTCCGGACAACTCGGCCTGAATCCCCAAACGGGAGAATTCGGTGCAGATGTACAGGAGCAGACGCGTCTGTCCTTGAGTAATGTGAAGGCTATTCTTGAAGCAGCAGGCACAAGTATGGATAAAATCGTGAAAACGACGGTGTTCCTAAAAGACATGAACGACTTCGTTCCTGTGAATGAAGTGTATAGCACGTTCTTCGAACAGCCTTATCCTGCACGTAGTGCAGTGGAAGTTGCTCGTTTGCCAAAAGATGCACTGGTGGAGATTGAAGTTATTGCCCTGAAATAG
- a CDS encoding tryptophan-rich sensory protein: protein MSRNNPYKWLNAIGFIAVIIVNYLSNALPIGGKTNKEVSDMYPVLLTPSGYAFSIWGLIYLLLAGFVIYQFVPASWKRDSITRLGYWFLASCAFNVAWIFAFQNLQTGLALLIIVLLLLCLIMLYVKTRTITVPTTAEIWLVKLPFSIYLGWISVATIVNAAVLLYKIGWDGFGISEPTWTIIMLIVGMVLAVLVSFRYRDSVYPLVFTWAYIAIALKQKDVTSVYYTAIIIAIVLAIYAVWLFFARNQDRD, encoded by the coding sequence ATGTCACGTAACAATCCGTACAAGTGGTTAAACGCCATTGGTTTTATCGCTGTAATTATCGTGAACTACCTTTCCAACGCTCTGCCAATCGGAGGCAAGACCAACAAAGAAGTATCGGATATGTACCCTGTGCTGCTCACACCTTCAGGCTATGCCTTCTCTATATGGGGTCTGATCTACCTGCTGCTTGCAGGATTTGTGATCTATCAGTTCGTACCCGCTTCCTGGAAAAGGGATTCGATTACCCGTCTCGGATATTGGTTTCTGGCAAGCTGTGCCTTCAATGTAGCGTGGATTTTTGCTTTTCAAAATCTGCAGACCGGTCTCGCTTTACTGATTATTGTACTGCTTCTGTTGTGCCTGATCATGCTGTATGTAAAAACACGCACCATTACTGTTCCGACCACTGCTGAGATCTGGCTTGTGAAGCTGCCATTCAGCATCTATCTCGGATGGATTAGCGTGGCAACGATTGTCAATGCAGCGGTGCTGTTATATAAAATAGGCTGGGATGGTTTTGGTATCAGCGAACCGACCTGGACGATCATCATGCTGATTGTCGGTATGGTGCTGGCTGTTCTCGTTAGCTTCCGTTATCGGGATAGCGTGTACCCACTTGTATTCACATGGGCGTATATCGCCATTGCACTTAAACAAAAGGATGTCACTTCCGTATATTATACGGCAATCATCATTGCGATCGTACTGGCCATCTACGCGGTATGGTTGTTCTTCGCCCGTAATCAGGATCGTGATTGA
- a CDS encoding bile acid:sodium symporter, whose product MLSRETMEKQQTWFYVVALFVGAAIGLSSSAWGNILHYTVSPVLAILLYSMFVQIPFLQLKESWSNMRFMGALLVANFVVVPVVVWLLTLVFPQSPGVLIGVYLVLLTPCIDYVIVFTQLGRGNEKLMLAATPLLFVIQMILLPVYLWLLMGAEVAQVMQVGPFVEAFLFLIVIPLLLAVVTQVFSKGKASGERVMNATAWLPVPMMALALLVVVASQIGKVYNDIAIIVNVIPIYVAFMIIMPWISRIIAKQFRLNTGAGRALIFSSATRNSLVVLPLALALPPEWATIAAAVIVTQTMVELAGELIYIRLVPAVILRD is encoded by the coding sequence ATGCTTTCAAGAGAGACGATGGAGAAACAGCAGACTTGGTTCTATGTAGTTGCACTATTCGTAGGAGCAGCGATAGGACTAAGCAGTTCGGCATGGGGGAATATTTTGCACTACACCGTGTCTCCGGTACTTGCCATTTTGTTATATAGCATGTTCGTACAGATTCCCTTTTTACAGTTAAAAGAATCCTGGTCCAACATGCGATTTATGGGCGCGTTACTGGTAGCTAATTTTGTCGTTGTACCTGTAGTCGTATGGTTGCTTACACTGGTCTTTCCACAATCACCTGGCGTTCTGATCGGAGTCTATCTGGTACTGCTAACGCCCTGTATTGATTACGTCATTGTGTTCACGCAGCTCGGCAGGGGCAATGAGAAACTGATGCTCGCCGCTACACCTCTTCTGTTTGTTATACAAATGATTCTGTTGCCGGTTTATTTATGGCTATTGATGGGTGCTGAGGTAGCACAGGTCATGCAGGTTGGGCCGTTCGTGGAGGCTTTTCTGTTCCTGATCGTTATTCCACTGCTGCTCGCTGTCGTTACACAAGTCTTCTCAAAAGGTAAAGCGAGCGGGGAGCGTGTCATGAACGCAACGGCATGGCTCCCGGTTCCGATGATGGCACTCGCACTGCTCGTGGTTGTCGCCTCCCAGATTGGCAAAGTCTACAATGATATAGCGATCATCGTGAACGTGATCCCGATCTATGTTGCTTTTATGATTATTATGCCTTGGATATCTCGGATCATTGCCAAGCAGTTTCGATTGAATACAGGTGCGGGGCGGGCGTTGATCTTCAGTTCAGCCACACGGAATTCGCTGGTTGTTCTGCCGTTAGCGCTGGCACTCCCGCCAGAATGGGCAACCATAGCTGCGGCTGTTATCGTTACTCAGACGATGGTGGAGCTTGCAGGAGAGCTAATCTACATTCGGCTTGTACCTGCGGTAATTTTGCGCGATTGA
- a CDS encoding response regulator, whose product MKALLVDDEKHVRNAIRLLGHWEEFGIDTLLEAADGDDAIAAITAHQPQIILSDMRMPGKDGMALLEWISAHAPHSKVLVISGYDDFELVRHAIRHGGMDYLLKPVEADELNASLLKAVTAWEEEDAIRVQSTRQSIVVNRMRPHYQDRLLTELAVGRGSSPSHMQRLQDELNLPCLIPVCRVAVTSLSHLDADCLAKYRSQPDLLVFSVLNICAEMLSTPDEGVMFRQLDQPDEIVLLHWGLSTSLEHILDKVNHGLEQTIQRQLHFGISTCESYPGGIEAAYLEASSRLWRRNALQTKQRIHASVESSNGNKSRRLTAHEEPTRMAAMSCRASSVSAAVAEWLDPITDLEVVSAEQIQQWIDELEWMLSRWLDDTADLPSKEEEVTEEQSIPFAELPFDAEGLLSFPLLRSLLEQRLLAAGKALTAHHPANPDPMSEIARYMDAHYQEDLSLQQIAARFYLSREYISRKFKQQFGLNWSEYLGKLRINNAKLLLQNPSLRVAKISEMVGFQDEKYFSKVFKKMEGITPVEYRKTVFQAGT is encoded by the coding sequence ATGAAGGCACTGCTTGTAGATGATGAAAAACATGTCCGCAATGCCATAAGGTTGCTTGGTCATTGGGAAGAGTTTGGCATTGATACATTACTTGAAGCAGCAGACGGGGATGATGCCATCGCCGCTATCACGGCACATCAACCTCAAATCATACTCAGTGACATGCGTATGCCGGGCAAGGACGGTATGGCATTACTTGAATGGATATCGGCTCATGCCCCACACAGCAAGGTGCTCGTTATTAGTGGATATGATGATTTTGAACTCGTGAGGCATGCAATCAGGCATGGTGGTATGGACTACCTCCTGAAACCTGTGGAAGCAGATGAGCTGAACGCCTCTCTATTAAAGGCGGTTACTGCTTGGGAAGAGGAGGACGCCATTCGGGTACAATCCACCCGACAATCCATTGTCGTTAATCGAATGCGCCCACACTACCAGGATCGTCTGCTCACTGAACTTGCCGTCGGAAGAGGCAGCAGCCCATCACACATGCAGCGATTACAGGATGAGTTGAATCTCCCCTGTCTAATCCCTGTCTGTCGTGTCGCTGTCACCAGCCTGTCCCATCTGGATGCAGATTGTCTGGCAAAATACCGTAGTCAACCGGACCTGCTTGTGTTCTCGGTGCTCAATATCTGTGCGGAGATGTTATCCACACCAGATGAAGGTGTAATGTTTCGTCAGTTGGATCAGCCCGATGAGATTGTTTTGCTGCATTGGGGCCTCTCCACTTCATTGGAACATATTTTGGACAAGGTCAATCATGGATTGGAGCAGACGATTCAGCGCCAGCTTCATTTTGGCATTTCCACCTGTGAGTCCTACCCTGGCGGAATCGAAGCAGCCTATCTGGAAGCAAGTTCAAGGTTGTGGCGACGTAATGCTTTGCAGACCAAGCAGCGAATCCATGCTTCAGTAGAATCATCGAATGGGAATAAAAGCCGGCGTTTAACCGCCCATGAAGAGCCCACGCGCATGGCAGCCATGAGCTGCCGGGCTTCCAGTGTATCGGCTGCGGTCGCCGAATGGCTTGACCCGATTACTGATCTTGAGGTTGTCAGTGCCGAGCAGATCCAGCAATGGATCGATGAGCTGGAATGGATGCTGAGCCGCTGGCTTGATGATACGGCAGATTTGCCATCCAAAGAGGAGGAAGTAACGGAGGAGCAGTCTATTCCTTTTGCCGAATTACCTTTTGACGCTGAAGGACTGTTATCCTTCCCTCTGCTTCGTTCATTATTGGAACAACGGCTGCTTGCGGCCGGGAAGGCGCTCACCGCCCATCACCCCGCCAATCCTGATCCCATGAGTGAGATTGCACGTTATATGGACGCCCACTATCAGGAGGACCTGTCCTTACAGCAGATTGCTGCGCGTTTCTACCTGAGCCGGGAGTATATCTCGCGCAAATTCAAACAGCAATTTGGTCTGAACTGGTCGGAATATCTGGGTAAACTGCGAATCAACAACGCCAAGCTGCTACTGCAAAACCCTTCCCTGCGTGTCGCTAAAATTTCGGAGATGGTTGGATTCCAGGATGAAAAGTATTTCAGCAAAGTGTTCAAAAAAATGGAGGGCATCACGCCAGTGGAATATCGTAAAACTGTATTTCAGGCTGGTACGTAA
- a CDS encoding sensor histidine kinase produces the protein MSKYYSIRTKLIAFMLIATTLPLLASISMTFIQTKTALREQAVEENKRLIYQASTNLNNYVDNVARASLAVYNDPNFLRNLVKIPGDYRAVAEVYTTLQTIRAAVPDVFQLYLHSFAANQSTLITNPFPKREERKQAYSDSLHGKMGGGSSDIWVESAHMSHTYGFKAASPDDPERTVITLHRVIKDIPSTERLGVLAIDLNMNTIAAITGRLYDPTKEQIYVVDGQNQIIYQGRSEVNHTDALREETASELNIARSGAGTAQNVAGHFEQDRSMYVYQQLGSTYADWTIVKQIPNETLYARATTLTWNNALIAIAALVLVIVATLFISIRITGPLKQLMRYMNQIQAGRLHVDIHLSSRDEFGVLARHFRDMMDTVNNLILREYRLEIANKTNQLKALQAQIHPHFLYNTLQSIGTLALQQQGQRAYTLLSSLSKMLRYSMRDQTCVTLREEAEHARLYLELQQERFGDRLEVDLYFAEDSLCVEMPRMTLQPLIENYFKHGADIQPGKGHISLSSRRIDDHWIEIELNNNGPSIPEDKLLEIRGWLHQNHTATGLVTQESDESESIGLRNVIRRLQLNSHPGHSARLEISNREPNGVKITVKLYAGE, from the coding sequence ATGTCCAAATACTACAGTATACGCACCAAATTGATTGCCTTTATGCTCATTGCTACCACACTTCCGCTACTCGCGTCGATCAGCATGACGTTTATTCAGACCAAGACAGCCCTGCGGGAACAGGCTGTTGAAGAGAACAAACGCCTGATCTACCAAGCATCCACGAATCTCAATAACTATGTGGATAACGTGGCTAGGGCGTCGCTTGCTGTGTATAACGACCCGAACTTTCTGCGTAACCTGGTGAAGATTCCTGGGGATTATCGTGCGGTTGCCGAGGTGTACACCACTTTGCAGACAATACGCGCTGCTGTGCCGGATGTATTCCAGCTGTATTTGCACTCTTTTGCCGCCAATCAATCTACGTTAATTACGAACCCCTTTCCGAAGCGGGAGGAACGCAAACAGGCCTATTCCGACTCACTTCATGGAAAAATGGGCGGTGGCAGCTCAGATATCTGGGTGGAATCGGCCCATATGAGTCACACGTACGGATTCAAGGCTGCCTCCCCCGATGACCCTGAAAGAACGGTCATTACCTTACATCGAGTGATCAAGGATATTCCGTCCACCGAGCGCCTGGGTGTGCTCGCTATTGATCTGAATATGAATACCATTGCAGCGATAACCGGCAGGTTGTATGATCCGACTAAAGAACAGATCTATGTTGTGGATGGACAGAATCAGATCATTTACCAGGGACGGTCCGAGGTCAATCATACGGATGCACTACGAGAGGAAACGGCTAGTGAACTGAATATCGCACGATCTGGCGCAGGTACAGCCCAGAATGTCGCAGGGCATTTTGAACAGGATCGATCCATGTATGTATACCAGCAACTTGGCAGCACATACGCCGATTGGACCATCGTCAAACAGATCCCGAATGAGACGTTATATGCCAGAGCTACCACACTCACGTGGAATAACGCGCTGATTGCCATCGCGGCACTTGTACTTGTCATTGTTGCAACCTTGTTCATCTCCATCCGAATCACCGGTCCGCTCAAGCAACTCATGCGGTATATGAACCAGATTCAAGCCGGGCGTCTGCATGTGGATATCCATCTATCCAGCCGAGATGAATTCGGGGTACTCGCTCGTCATTTCCGAGATATGATGGATACGGTAAACAATCTTATTTTGCGGGAATATCGACTCGAAATCGCCAATAAAACGAATCAGCTCAAAGCATTGCAAGCACAGATTCATCCGCATTTTCTGTATAATACACTGCAATCCATCGGTACACTTGCCCTTCAACAGCAAGGACAGCGGGCGTATACCCTACTCTCTTCCCTGTCCAAAATGCTGCGCTACAGCATGCGGGATCAGACCTGCGTGACTTTACGTGAAGAGGCGGAGCATGCCCGATTATATCTGGAACTGCAACAGGAGCGGTTCGGTGACCGCCTTGAGGTGGATTTGTATTTTGCCGAAGATAGCCTATGTGTCGAAATGCCAAGAATGACGTTACAACCTTTAATTGAGAACTATTTCAAACATGGGGCAGATATTCAGCCAGGTAAAGGCCATATCTCCCTATCCAGCCGTCGGATCGACGATCATTGGATTGAAATCGAATTGAATAATAACGGACCCTCCATACCTGAAGATAAATTACTGGAGATCCGGGGATGGCTGCACCAAAATCACACAGCAACCGGGTTAGTCACGCAGGAATCCGACGAGTCCGAGTCCATCGGTCTACGAAATGTGATACGCAGACTTCAATTGAACTCACATCCCGGTCACTCAGCCAGACTTGAGATCAGCAATCGGGAACCAAATGGTGTGAAGATCACGGTTAAACTATACGCGGGAGAGTGA
- a CDS encoding sugar ABC transporter permease, with protein MKHRKSSQLLQQLVFVGPSIVFFILIIVVPFLLGMVYSFTDWNGVSENINWVGLDNFVHVFANDPKFQTAFWFTVRFTVVGVVLTNVIGFFLAYFLTKPLKTRNILRTIFFMPNVIGGLLLGFIWQFIFVKGFSAVGDVTGWSFFNLPWLGDEPTAFWGIVIVFVWQTAGYLMVIYISSLTNVSPDLLEAAEIDGASRWQVLRSIILPLIMPGVTICLFLAISWSFKMFDLNLSLTKGGPFGSTESVALNIYNEAFVNNRYGIGTAKALVFFVIVAIITMIQVRLTKSKEVEA; from the coding sequence ATGAAGCATCGCAAATCTTCACAGCTGTTACAGCAGCTCGTGTTCGTGGGTCCCTCCATCGTGTTTTTTATTCTCATCATCGTGGTCCCTTTCCTGCTTGGCATGGTGTATTCCTTTACGGATTGGAACGGGGTATCCGAGAACATTAATTGGGTAGGGTTGGATAACTTCGTGCATGTTTTTGCGAATGATCCCAAGTTCCAAACGGCGTTTTGGTTTACGGTGCGCTTCACCGTGGTTGGTGTGGTACTGACCAATGTGATTGGCTTTTTCCTGGCGTATTTCCTGACCAAACCGCTTAAGACGAGAAACATTCTGCGTACGATCTTTTTTATGCCTAACGTGATCGGTGGGTTGTTGCTCGGCTTTATCTGGCAGTTCATATTTGTGAAAGGGTTTTCAGCAGTGGGCGATGTAACAGGTTGGTCCTTCTTCAACCTCCCTTGGCTGGGAGACGAACCGACCGCCTTCTGGGGAATCGTGATTGTGTTTGTATGGCAGACCGCAGGATATCTGATGGTGATCTACATCTCATCCCTGACGAATGTATCCCCTGATCTGCTAGAAGCTGCCGAGATTGATGGCGCAAGCCGCTGGCAGGTATTGCGGAGCATCATTCTTCCGCTCATTATGCCGGGTGTAACGATCTGTCTGTTCCTGGCGATCTCCTGGTCGTTCAAAATGTTCGATCTCAATCTGTCGCTAACCAAAGGTGGGCCATTCGGATCGACAGAGTCGGTTGCACTCAATATTTACAATGAAGCCTTTGTGAATAACAGATATGGCATCGGAACCGCCAAAGCGCTCGTGTTCTTCGTAATCGTTGCCATCATCACCATGATTCAGGTACGTCTGACGAAGAGCAAGGAGGTAGAAGCCTAA
- a CDS encoding carbohydrate ABC transporter permease produces METTKNYRLSTILTEIVMVLIGLLFLVPFYFLFVNSVKTFGDLLTNSAAWPEVFQWGNYANAWEKINFPSALMNSLIVTVVSNLLLVLISSMAAYRMVRSNTRFNRILFGMFIAAMVIPFQSIMIPLVTVTSNLGLIDSLGGLIICYLGFGAPMSVFLFHGFVKSVPLEIEEAARVDGSSVYGVFFRIVFPLMKPMYVTVIILNTLWIWNDYLLPSLILQSSNLRTIPIATFALFGQYTKQWDLALPALVLGIMPIIIFFLLMQKYIIQGITAGSVKG; encoded by the coding sequence ATGGAGACGACGAAAAACTACCGCTTGAGTACCATCCTAACCGAGATTGTCATGGTGCTCATTGGACTTTTATTCCTGGTTCCGTTCTACTTCCTGTTCGTGAATTCGGTCAAAACCTTCGGTGATCTGCTCACCAATTCGGCCGCATGGCCGGAAGTATTCCAGTGGGGCAATTATGCAAACGCCTGGGAGAAAATTAACTTCCCGTCTGCGCTGATGAACTCGCTAATCGTTACCGTGGTCAGCAATCTGTTGCTTGTGCTGATCAGTTCCATGGCCGCGTACCGAATGGTCCGCAGCAATACCCGGTTCAACCGGATTTTGTTCGGCATGTTCATTGCCGCCATGGTGATTCCGTTCCAGTCTATCATGATTCCACTCGTTACTGTAACCAGTAATCTGGGATTGATCGACAGCCTTGGCGGCCTCATTATCTGTTATCTCGGTTTCGGAGCACCGATGTCTGTCTTCCTGTTCCACGGATTCGTGAAATCGGTCCCACTGGAGATTGAGGAAGCGGCTCGTGTGGATGGAAGCTCGGTCTACGGAGTGTTCTTCCGGATCGTATTTCCACTTATGAAACCGATGTATGTAACCGTCATCATTTTGAACACACTCTGGATATGGAATGATTATCTGCTCCCATCCCTGATCCTGCAGAGCTCCAACCTGCGTACTATCCCGATTGCGACTTTTGCACTCTTTGGTCAATATACGAAACAATGGGATCTCGCTTTGCCGGCACTTGTACTCGGCATCATGCCGATCATTATCTTCTTCCTGCTGATGCAGAAGTATATCATTCAGGGGATTACCGCTGGATCAGTTAAAGGGTGA
- a CDS encoding ABC transporter substrate-binding protein, whose product MKRMTKLTLLMLIAFSVMLAGCGNGDKSGSPVNTDTQGGGEAAAGDKTIKIFQFKVEIAEALNRLKAEYESSHPGVKLDIQTVGGGSDYGAALKAKFAAGEQPDIFNVGGYRELDTWLEYLEDLSGESWAKDALEVAKEPMTKDGKLYGQPLALEGYGFIYNKDLFQKAGITEVPTTLEQLDQAAQKLQAAGITPFSNGYQEWWVLGNHNVNVAFANQADPVKFIQGLNENPEKIPGNQVFTDWINLLDLTLKYSNKNPLTTDYNTQVTLFATGEAAMMQQGNWTQVQIDGIDPNLNLGILPMPINNEPNDKLFVGVPNYWVVNKNSQVKPEAKEFLEWLVTSDIGKQYMTKEFKFIPAFSSITASEEDLGDLATEIMKYSQENKTLSWNFNRFPEGVPQEYGSTIQAYVAGKSDKTGLLDALQQNWDSLKK is encoded by the coding sequence ATGAAAAGAATGACGAAGTTGACGTTGCTTATGCTGATTGCTTTTTCGGTAATGCTCGCGGGTTGTGGCAATGGGGATAAAAGCGGCAGTCCGGTCAACACGGATACTCAAGGTGGCGGCGAGGCAGCTGCTGGGGACAAAACCATTAAAATCTTTCAATTCAAAGTCGAAATTGCGGAAGCGCTTAATCGTCTTAAGGCGGAATATGAATCCTCCCATCCAGGCGTCAAACTGGACATTCAAACCGTGGGTGGCGGAAGTGACTACGGTGCTGCACTGAAAGCTAAGTTTGCCGCTGGCGAACAACCAGACATTTTCAACGTAGGTGGTTATCGTGAACTGGATACATGGCTTGAATATTTGGAAGATCTGTCTGGAGAATCATGGGCCAAGGATGCACTCGAAGTAGCCAAAGAGCCAATGACCAAAGACGGCAAGCTCTATGGACAGCCACTCGCGCTAGAGGGTTATGGTTTCATTTATAACAAAGACCTTTTCCAAAAAGCAGGCATTACCGAAGTTCCAACGACACTGGAACAATTGGATCAAGCTGCACAGAAACTTCAGGCCGCAGGCATTACGCCTTTCTCGAACGGATATCAGGAGTGGTGGGTGCTGGGTAACCATAACGTAAATGTGGCATTTGCGAATCAAGCAGATCCGGTGAAATTCATCCAGGGACTCAACGAAAACCCGGAGAAAATCCCTGGCAATCAGGTGTTCACCGACTGGATTAACTTGCTCGACTTAACGTTGAAATACAGCAACAAAAACCCGCTGACAACTGACTACAATACACAGGTAACCCTGTTTGCAACTGGAGAAGCAGCGATGATGCAGCAAGGAAACTGGACTCAAGTTCAGATTGATGGAATCGATCCAAATCTGAATCTGGGTATCCTGCCAATGCCAATTAACAATGAACCGAATGACAAATTGTTTGTCGGCGTGCCGAACTACTGGGTTGTGAATAAAAATTCCCAAGTGAAACCGGAAGCGAAAGAGTTTCTGGAGTGGCTCGTAACTTCGGATATCGGAAAGCAGTACATGACCAAAGAGTTCAAATTCATCCCGGCGTTCAGTTCCATCACGGCATCGGAAGAGGATCTGGGTGACCTCGCTACAGAGATTATGAAGTATAGCCAGGAAAACAAAACACTCAGCTGGAACTTTAACCGTTTCCCTGAAGGGGTTCCACAGGAGTATGGCAGCACAATTCAGGCTTACGTTGCAGGCAAATCGGATAAAACCGGATTGCTCGACGCATTGCAACAGAACTGGGATAGTCTGAAAAAATAA
- a CDS encoding TetR/AcrR family transcriptional regulator, producing MNRTKAVEVAAQLFLRQGYSYVSMDEVVRVSGVSKSNIYYHFKNKEELLQAVVQYWIAQYESELYLLLSQRERGVEERIYSFMAMLSAGIEGRNYEGSCPFVTLYMQTPDSAPQVKESISRFFRELRPMVEKLFQQGLDRGEFRKEIEPEPAALLFIAALEGSLILAGTARDVGIIEQSARTFCQMLR from the coding sequence GTGAACCGGACCAAGGCAGTTGAAGTGGCGGCACAATTATTTCTGCGTCAGGGGTACAGCTACGTCAGCATGGATGAAGTCGTGCGAGTGAGTGGGGTATCGAAGTCGAATATTTATTATCATTTTAAAAACAAGGAGGAACTGCTCCAGGCCGTGGTACAATACTGGATTGCCCAGTATGAGTCGGAGCTGTATCTGCTGCTCAGTCAGCGCGAGCGAGGGGTAGAGGAACGTATTTACTCATTCATGGCTATGCTGTCAGCAGGCATTGAGGGCCGGAATTACGAAGGAAGTTGTCCGTTTGTCACGTTATATATGCAGACACCCGACAGTGCACCCCAAGTGAAGGAAAGCATATCCAGATTCTTTCGTGAGCTTAGACCTATGGTGGAGAAGCTGTTTCAGCAAGGTTTGGATCGCGGTGAATTTCGCAAAGAAATCGAGCCAGAACCGGCTGCTTTGTTGTTTATTGCAGCATTAGAAGGTTCATTAATCCTAGCGGGAACTGCCCGTGATGTTGGGATTATAGAACAATCGGCACGTACATTTTGTCAGATGCTTCGTTAA